One genomic window of Coregonus clupeaformis isolate EN_2021a chromosome 12, ASM2061545v1, whole genome shotgun sequence includes the following:
- the card19 gene encoding caspase recruitment domain family, member 19: MGDSFHDQLLEDSRFLRADHRLDTELVDKLILQLNRIYPQILTDKEATKFRDLDVPTCVRLAELLAHLQGKGEEACREFYRALHLHVEEVYFSLPTRLRLRDSIDPFTIAASPTQQRYVLNDRGHMFFLSCFSVAVGVALLHYYGESKVTGGSRALGMAALGLGRRAREVLIWYTEDPIRK, from the exons ATGGGAG ACAGCTTCCATGACCAGCTGCTGGAGGACAGTCGGTTCCTCCGGGCAGACCATCGCCTGGACACAGAACTAGTGGATAAGCTCATCCTGCAGCTCAACAGGATCTACCCACAGATCCTCACAGACAAGGAGGCCACCAAA TTTAGGGATCTTGATGTGCCCACCTGCGTCCGACTGGCCGAGCTCCTGGCTCACCTGCAGGGGAAAGGTGAAGAGGCCTGCCGGGAGTTCTACCGGGCGCTTCACCTGCATGTGGAAGAGGTGTACTTCAGCCTACCCACGCGTCTTCGCCTCAGAG ATTCTATAGACCCGTTCACGATTGCAGCCTCACCCACTCAGCAGAGATATGTGCTAAACGACAGAG GTCATATGTTCTTCCTGAGTTGTTTCAGTGTTGCAGTTGGGGTGGCTCTACTGCATTACTATGGCG AGTCCAAAGTAACAGGGGGCAGCAGGGCTCTTGGCATGGCTGCTCTTGGATTGGGCCGACGAGCCCGAGAGGTTCTCATATGGTACACTGAAGACCCCATCAGGAAGTAG